CGTGCGGGCGGCATCGAGCGCCGTACTCGAGAACGAGGACAGCAGCACCGGCACAGGGTGGATCCGGCACAGGCGGGCCACCTGACGGGCCACCTCACGTCCGGTCTCGATGTCCTGCCCGGCGGACGGCTTGATCTCCACGTTGGCGGCCAGACCGAGCCGGGCACAGCACCGGAAGATCTGCTCGAGGCTGGGCAGGTGTTCGGCGCTCAGGCGGCCTTCGGCATCGCGCAGACGCACCTGGGCCAGTTCCGCCCACGAGCGGCCGGCGACGGGGCCGCTCGCCTCGGTGGTCCGGTCGAGGGTTTCGTCATGGATGACGACCGGCGTGCCGCAGGCGGCGAGCATGGCGTCGAACTCGACGCCGCGGATCCCCAGGGCGGCGGCACGACACAGCCCCGCGAGGGAGTTCTCCGGTGCCAGCCGGCCGCCGCAGCGATGGGTCAGCACCGCCGGCCACCGCCACGGAGGCATGCTCAGCGCACCGCGCCGGCGCGCACCACGGCGGTGTCCAGCGCCTGCTTGGCGGGTTTGGTGTCGGCCCAGACGGCGGCCAGTTCCTCGTCCAGCATCGAGCGCACCTCGGCACGGCGGGG
The nucleotide sequence above comes from Nitrogeniibacter mangrovi. Encoded proteins:
- a CDS encoding glycerophosphodiester phosphodiesterase family protein; translated protein: MPPWRWPAVLTHRCGGRLAPENSLAGLCRAAALGIRGVEFDAMLAACGTPVVIHDETLDRTTEASGPVAGRSWAELAQVRLRDAEGRLSAEHLPSLEQIFRCCARLGLAANVEIKPSAGQDIETGREVARQVARLCRIHPVPVLLSSFSSTALDAARTSAPSLSRGHLFAQLPIDACERATALGCQALIVDKDVVDAAAIDVARRAGLSVGVYTENHPGHALQLRRLGVAGVITDRPDTLGPLLVP